The following proteins come from a genomic window of Mustela lutreola isolate mMusLut2 chromosome 6, mMusLut2.pri, whole genome shotgun sequence:
- the NDUFAF4 gene encoding NADH dehydrogenase [ubiquinone] 1 alpha subcomplex assembly factor 4: protein MGAAVFRAIRNFNLENRAEREISKMKPSAAPRHPSTKSLLREQMSRHPEIKGEIARKDDKLLSLLKDVYVDSKDPVSSLQVKDPGPQEQKEFRLAKGHNFNMNIKNIPKGKISIVEALTLLNNHKLYPETWTAEKIAEEYYLEQKDVKSLLKYFVTFEVKLLPPEGKKAIPSK, encoded by the exons ATGGGGGCTGCGGTGTTTCGCGCAATCCGTAATTTCAATCTAGAGAACCGGGCGGAACGGGAAATCAGCAAGATGAAGCCCTCTGCGGCTCCGAGGCACCCCTCCACCAAGAGCCTCCTGCGAGAGCAGATGAGCC gcCATCCAGAAATTAAGGGAGAAATAGCTAGAAAAGATGACAAACTGCTGTCTTTACTAAAAGATGTGTATGTTGATTCCAAAGATCCGGTGTCTTCTTTGCAG GTAAAAGATCCTGGACCTCAAGAGCAAAAGGAGTTCAGACTGGCAAAAGGCCATAACTTTAACATGAATATCAAAAACATTCCCAAAGGCAAAATTTCCATTGTAGAGGCATTGACACTTCTCAATAATCATAAACTTTATCCAGAAACGTGGACTGCTGAGAAAATAGCAGAAGAATACTACCTAGAACAGAAAGATGTAAAATCCCTTCTCAAATATTTTGTTACTTTTGAAGTCAAACTCTTACCTCCTGAAGGCAAGAAAGCGATAccatcaaaatga